The sequence GACTGACGGGACATAAGATGACATGAGATTCAGGTTCCGGAGAGGTGCTGATGATTGAGCCATTGGACCGCTACAGCAGAGACTCCACGCTCTTCCAGTTTACAAACAAGAGACTCCGAGACTTCATCGACCCAAAGCATCTGCTGATCCAGGTTGATGAGCAGTTCGACTTCACCAAACTAGTCGGGCCGCTCGAAGACTGTTTCTGTCGCGATAATGGCAGGCCCGCCATTCACCCCGAAGTCCTGGTCAGGGCACTTCTAATCTCCGCTCTCTACAACATCACGTCATTCCGACGGCTTTGCTCGGCGATCTCTGAGAACATCGCTTTCAGATGGTTCTGTTTCCTTTCCATTGACGATAGGGTGTTCGACCACTCGACCATCAGCTACTTCATAGAGCGCATCGGCGATGAGGGGTTCGGAGAGATATTCCATCGGTTCAATGAGGAGTTGCTGAGACTCGGACTCCTTTCCCGCCAGATGTACGTCGATTCCAGTCTGGTGAAGGCGAACGTGAGCGACTACGGATTAGCCCCCAGCGGAATGAGCGTGGAGGAGTTCAGAGAGAAGGCGGCTTGAGGAGAACGGGTTGTTCGTGGTTCGTGAACGGTCTATCGATGAAGAGGGAGTAGAACATGACAGGGTACAGCGCTACCAAGACCCCAAAGGTCGTCTGCCACTGAGTCCAGTTGACACCGATGCGCGCTGGCGCACAAGCAGGTACGACAAGCCCGCCCGCCTTCACTGCCAGGAGAACGTGATAGCCGATCGCGGAGGCTTTATCGTCTCCCGGAAGGTGACGCATGCCAGCGTGGGTGAGTGGAAGGCGGTGGATGATCTGTTGGAACAGCTCCCCATTAAGCCTGAGAGTC is a genomic window of Dehalococcoidia bacterium containing:
- a CDS encoding transposase, translating into MIEPLDRYSRDSTLFQFTNKRLRDFIDPKHLLIQVDEQFDFTKLVGPLEDCFCRDNGRPAIHPEVLVRALLISALYNITSFRRLCSAISENIAFRWFCFLSIDDRVFDHSTISYFIERIGDEGFGEIFHRFNEELLRLGLLSRQMYVDSSLVKANVSDYGLAPSGMSVEEFREKAA